CCCGGGGAGCCAGCACAGCAAACGCTAAATGTCACCGCAATTACAGCGATGGCACcggagctgctcctccagccctgcaccGCCCAGCCCGGGAAGGAGGGCTGGGACAGCGGCTGCATCCCAGCTCCGCACATGCTCTGGTTTCTTCCGAGCCTCCAATCCCTCGGGCTCTGTTAAACCCGGCATCAGCTGGGCTGCACGGGCTGCGAGAGgcttctgcagagctgccatttctatttctgggccagccctgtcctgttttccttggACACAAGGTGTTTTCTAAAGGAAATGGGTCTTCCTTGCAGCCTCTCCCCCCTGAAATGCAGCTCTAGGTCTTTGTGGTCACCCGTGCCTGGGCCAGCAGTCCCTGGAGAGCTCCAGACCCCCCTCATTCCCCAGTAGCACTGCAGGACTTGGAAGGAGTTTCTGacatggcagtgctgctgtggggtcACCAACCAGAACTTCTCCTTCTCTGGGGAGTCCATGGGACTGTgcctgtgtggggctgggggagatgCAGCCTGAGATGAAGGAGGAGGCTCTGATGGGAGCAGGGCCTGTGGCTCAGTGTGTGGCCAGAGTGTCACTCTGGACCTCATGCAGGGCAGCTTTGAAGGACATCCCACCAcctctccctgtgccctggTCTGCTGCTTGACCCtcaaagaaataaagattttccCTGTGTAGCTATAGGGAAATCCATCTGGAATTTCCCATGTCCTCGCTTGTGGatccccatcctccctccctcctgtcAGGAGGGAACTGTGGAGAGCAGTACATCTTCCATGAGTGCTCTTTCCTGGCAGCTGAGCAAACCCAGGtctgcaggcagggagctggtggGGAGGGGAATGAAGGTCACACATCTGAGGAGAGAGGATGTGGATCTGGCCCTGGCCCCTTGACCTCCCCTGAACCCATGTGcatccccctcctcctgctccctcctcctcctcagcacagcaccagcagggTGGGCCCCCTCTTCACACCCAGGGTCATAGAAGTGGCCACAGTGTTAATCActaatagaaaaaataataattaagcCCCTTGGGGTCTGTTGGACCTTTAGGAACATCCATAACCTTCAAGCAGATCAGAGTACTGTGTGTGCATCCCAAGGTTTGTGTGCAGCTTCAGACACTTTGGGGATCTTCTGAGCATCACTTCTCTCGTGCTGGGGTCTCTGTGGGCAGCTGCAAGCACAGAAAGCAGCCATGAGAGCCCCCACCATGGCATTAGGATTGTTCTGGAAGCACCAGTGGTCAGGTCCTGCAGCCAGCCCACACACTGCTTTAAACAGCAGccagggaacagcagcagctggggcatccctcagctcccagctggcaCCAAGACACTGCTGCTTGCTTGGCAGATATTTCAGCAGCATCCCTCCTTCAAAATGGTGTTTGCTGTGTCTGGGCAAGCTGCACAGACAGCTCCTCTGGTGGTTTTGGTGGAGCATTGTGGAGGATGAGAGCTGCTTGTGGCCACCTCAGCCAGGCCTGGAGGGTCTCAGCCTGGTGCTGATCGTGGAATGATGATGGACAGAGCCCAGCGGCACCCCGGAGGGACGGCACACACGGGGACATGGCCACATGTCCACCCcattccccagcagctccactgGGCCCCCTCAGACACACCCAGGTGTCCCAGCCAGAGCACCAGCCCTGCTCGGGGCTGCACAGATACCAAAATACCAACTGCAGCCCCGGCACCCCCTGAGGGGGGACACCGGATTGctcagggacttgtgcagagcttTGGGAGCCCCTGTGggcacccagagctgcagaTCATGAAACAAGGTGTGAACAGATGTGGCAAGAAGAGCCAGGAAGCTGAGGCAGGGGAGAAGGAGCAAAGTGCACATCCAGCATCCCAAGCTGTGACAGGACAGAACTGGCTGCAGGACCTGAGCTGAGTGGGGACCCGATTCCTCCCCCATTCTGCACCTCCCGGTGACTGTAGGGCTCCCTCAGGTGCACACTGTTCCCTGACCCTTCCTGTGCTTCCTCACAAGGTTTTGAAGGATGAGATTATTTCAGTTTGGGTTGAAAGCAGAGATCTTGGTGGACCAGctcagcagaggaaaaggaaagctcTGAACTGAGCATGCgaagcagaggcagagccaTTGGGGCAACAGGAAGATCCCAGCACCTTGGCACAAACATATTCTTATTCAGCAGAAAAGATGCCCAATGtaatttatgattatttttaaatagagcTGTTGCTTAACTCACAGAATAGCAGCATAATAACACCGTGGAGCTGGGTCAGCACAGGGATGCCATATGaattaataacagaaaatagCTGGTGCTCGCTCACTTCCTGCAATTTCCTCTGCTCAGTGAGCTCAAGCGGAAGATCTCGGCTCTGgctctctgctcccaggcacgtgagcagggcaggcagcagcacctgaCACAGGGAGAATGGGGAAGACTGAGGGAATCCCTGTTCAGTGGTGTTAGAGtgccagagcagcctggcactggTCTCAGCAGGCAAGCAGACCAAAGAATGGCACTTAGAGGGACTAGAGGCACTCAAAAATCCCTTATCCAGTGAGAGAAACTCAAAGGTTAAAAGCTCAGTCATTGGCAAGAAGGGAATGTGGATTTCCAGGTGGGGATGATGCTGCAGGGTCCCCAGGGAGAGCCACACTCTGGGGTCAGTCTGGCCTGGGAATGGAGCACAGCTGAGCCCTTGGGGTAGCAGGGGATCCCTCGGCCTGGGTGGCTTTGCTCGTCTCTTCCAGGTCAGGAAGAGATGCTTCTGGGTGAGATTTTTAGCATCATTGCCTGAAGTGTGGATGAGAAGATTGTGAGCTGCACgaggcctggcagagctgtgaaatACATAACCTCCATCtcctgtgtccatcccaccGATGGCAGGGCCAGAGGACAGCGATGGTGTGGAGACAATGTGGCTGTGTGGACACGACACAGCTCCAGGACCCCGCAGACCCCTCCTTACAGGGGCTGGATCtttgctgcagcagggctggaggctcagcaagcagggctgggcagggtgaTCTGCAGGGAGGGCATAAATCCTGGAGGAAtataaaaaacctgaaaaacagCAATGGGTGACACGAGCAGGGAATCCCCAGCAGCACCAAAGGAGCCTGGTGAGCCCCCAGCAAcatcctgctccagccagggctgggtgcagtgctggagctggtttggtttggtttggtttggtttggtttggtttggtttggtttggtctggtttggtttggtttggtgcaTGTTTGGGGTCGGGGAATGGCAGCTGGAGGGCTCTGTGTGGGGCTGCCGGCTCATTTTGGCCATTTGCCTGTGGGGTTCCCGTTCTGGAGGCACCCACAGCAGGGGGAGAGGGCAGCCTGGCCTCTCACATCTGCCAGGGGACATCCACACCTCTCACATCTGCAGGAGCCAGGAAACACGGCCCAGGAGTCACCTGCCCAGGGCACCCtgtggggtgtccccagcctgtggggTCCTGCCTGCCTGTGCCACTTTGGgggccacagcagccagcccaTGGCCACGGTGCCACTTTGGGGGCCACACCAGCCAGCCCATGGCCACGGTGCCACTTTGGGGGCCACACCAGCCAGCCCATGGCCACGAGCGATGCTCCCAGATCCTTGCAGTGCCCTGTCAGCATCGCCCCCAGCCACCACGCTGAGcccaccgtgtccccagggACTGGTGAGCGGTCCCTGTGCCCCAGAGGTCAGCAGGGACTGGGGGGCTGTCAGGAGACCCCCTCAGTTCCCCCGACAGCCGGTAGCCACGGATCCCAGGGGACGCAGGGAGCCCCATGGCTATTTTGGCAGTGGGAAAAAGCAGCGCCGGGGGAATTCCCGGCTGTCCGAGCTCTCCCAGGCCCGGGGGCCgcaggggctgctggcagggcccCGCTCCCCGGTGCTGCCCCACACGGGGCACGGAGCAGCGGAGCCGCTGATGCTGAGTCACCGCGGGCCCCTCGGAGCGAGCGGcggggcccggcagcggcgggggAAGGAGCGGGGCCGcacggggggctcggggggctcggggctgcgGGGCAAGAGCGGCTGTGGGGCGGGGGAGCGGGATGCGTGGGGCAGGGAGGAACGTGCGGGGCGGCCGAAGGGATGCGGGGGGCAGGGATCGGGGCAAGGCGGgtgcggggcggggagggggcgtgCGGGGCGGGGgtgcggggcggggagggggtgTGCTGGGCGTCAGGCGCTGCGGCCGGCGGGCCCCGGCGCTGCTGAGCGAGAGAAATGTGAGGCGGCTGCACCACTGCGGCGGCActgcgggcggcggcgggagcgcgcAGCAGCGCCCGCGCCGCCGGGCCCCGGGAACGGCGGGCACGGAGCCTCCGCTGCCTGCCCGCTGCTGCCCGCCGCTGCCCGCACCTGCCCGGGGGCACAGGGGGCCCCGGCACCAGCCCCCCGCAGCCTGCGCTGCCGGCCGGGGGTGTTGCATCAGCCCCGCTCCCAGCCGGGCTCcgcggccgggggcggcggggggagccgggggagGGCTCGAAGGAGCCCCCCGGAGCCGCAGCGGCGGTACCTGCCGGCTCCCCCGGCCGCCGGTCCCCGCCGAGCATCCGGAGCAGCCCGGCgccgccagccccggcctcTGTGCCCGGTCCCCTCCCCGCGCGGCCGGAGCGGGCGCTGGgcccggggggagcggggccgggggcggcccGGCCGGCCGGGACCATCCCCGTGGAGCCGCGCCTCGGAGCCGCCAGCATCCCCGGGGAGCCGCGCCTGGCCGGGGCAGCGCCGCATCCCTCTGCCTTTCAGATAACCTCCGCCGCTCGGGCCCGAGGAGCCGCACCGGGCACGGAGCGGGGGCCGGCGGCTGAAGCGGGacccctgcccggggccggcGCAGGTaacggggccggggccgggggggacCCTGCGGGCGTGCGGGAGCGCACGTGTGTGTGTGCGGGGATCTCTGCGTGTGCACAGGCGTGTGCTCCGCCGGGCTGGGAgcgtgtggggctggggattgACGGCGAGGATGAGGAAGGACGGTTCTGGGGAGGACTGGGTCACCCCCGGAGCGATGGGGGTGCGGGGCACGGCGGGGCTGTGTCACCCCCGGAGCGATGGGGGTGGCGGGGGGCTGTGCCGCCCCAGGGGCGGTGGGGGTGCGGGGGGCTGCGCCAGGGCTGTGCGGGAAGGGGTGTGACAGGAGGAGCGTGGGAACGCGGTGACAGTGCGTGGCACTGCTGACCACCCGGATCGCCGCGCTCGTGGGCGCTGCGGGTGAGTGTCTGTGTGAGAGCCGCAGGCAGAGCCCCCGGGGCTGCTGTGTGTGCGGGAGGGGGGGAATGGATGCCGCTTGTGGGGCGCGGGGTGCGCGATGTGGGGTGCGCGATGTGGGCCCGTGATGGGGAATGGGAGAGGAGAGGCCTCCCCCCGCAGGGCAGGAGCCCGGGACACCccggctggggctgggcagggatccagcccaccctcccagcccccGGGCACCCGGGGCTGAACCCCCACGGCCTCTCTCCTTCCGCAAAGgcggctgctgctgtgctgcaagcAGATGGCCCCCTCGGGCCCCCTCCGCCAGGCCTGGCAGCTCCCGGCGGGAGCAGGCATCCCTCTAACAGGATTTGCAGCGTGATGGAGGAGAGCGCCTTCGCCCTTCTCGGAGGAGAGCCGGGCTGGCGCAGGGGCTGCTGAGGGAGAAAATGGCCTCGGGCTGGCTGCCTGCCCCCCATCTCCTGCCCCCAAACGTCTCCTGTCCTCTCCATCAGCCCCGGGACAAGGGcagggggctgggaagggggggagaggaaggaggaagcCGGAGGGAGGGATAATAGCAGGGACAGATCAGGAGCAAGCGATGGAGGTAAAAATAGATCCACTGAGCAGAGGAGGGGCTAAACGTGAGAGAAAACCCTGAGCAGAGGCAGGTCGGTGGAGGAACCCCTTCGGGAGGGGCCCTGCAGCCCAGCGGGGCTCTGGGGGACCTGCCCTCCCACCCTCAGGGCAGAAAAGGGTCCCGGGACCCCAGGAGCAGATGCCTGGGGGAGAATACCTGCCTACTGCCactcctgcagcccaggcacGCGGGCGGATGGACAGGACCTGCAGGGCTCCGTTGCCAAATTGCCGGGATGCAGGCGGGCACGCATCCCGAgggagcgctggcagccggtaGATCCCTGAAGAGCCTTGGATCCAAACCCCTCTCGCTTTTCATTTCCAGCGAGCAAGAAgctgagctggggacagaggtACCGGGGACCGAGGGGACGAGGTGTGCGGTGTCCTGGCCTCAGGCAAGGTGAGCTGCCCTCCAGCACGGGATGTGCCCTGAGCCCCTGCCCTGTGGGAGCCGCCGGTGACGGCAAGTGGGAGAGCCGGGAAGTCAGAGCAAAGGAATTTGCAAACACATTCTTCAGCGCCACGAGGATCCCATTGCGTGTAAACAGGAATACAGGCCGGGCTGGGGCGAAGTGAGAGCTGCCTCCAGTTCTGCAGGACCCTCCCTGGACTcgcctgccctgggcagtgcccggTGGCACCAGCCACAAATTTCTGTTCCCGACTGCAGCCGAGCCGCTGTGGGAAGCGGCAGCGAAGGAGAAGAGCGGGGCTGCTGAGTGACTGCCAATGTCACGCTAACATCCCGGCGAGGCTGCAGGGAGCCGGCGCTTTGATCACCCGCCCGAGAGCATCTCGAAGCAGGCAGGATGCCACTGTGAGCCCTGCGTtctcctgcctgccccagcctcGCTCCTGGCACCCTCGGGGCTGGCTGCAGAAGAGGGGTGCGGGGCCCGCTGGCGCTGCCCCGTCTCCCCAGGATGCTCTCCCGCACCAGCcgctgctccctgtgctcctgctccgCCGCCAGACCGAGATTGAAAGCTCAGCAGGCTGCCGGCATGTTTTAGCCTCATGCAGGCGTCCCTCGGAGACCCCAGAGCAGTGGACAGTAATGTGAAAACGATACTCATGTCGTGTCTGAAAGGGCAACAGGTCATCATTAAGATGGAGGCGATGAAGATCATCCACCCGGAGAAGTTCTCGGAGCTCCAGGCGTCTCAGCCGCGCTACGCGCCCGCCCCACGCCGCGAGCCGCCCCTCGTGGCCAAGCGAGCGTGGCCCTCCGAGTCCGAGATCATCGTCAACCAGGCGTGCGGGGACATCCCGGCGCTGGATGCCACCCCCGGgccgctgccgctgccccgGACCCCGCCCCTGCCGCGGCGAGAGCGCGGCTACCAGGGCCAGCGCAAGGGCAGCTCCGAGGTTTGCTACCACCGGCAGCCGCCGTCGGACGAGGTGATCGTCAACCAGTACGTGCTGCACCCCTCGACCCCCTGCGAGCCCCTGGAGTGCCCCACCTGCGGCCACATGTACAACTTCACCAACAAGCGGCCCCGCATCCTCTCCTGCCTGCACTCGGTGTGCGAGGAGTGCCTGCAGATCCTCTACGAGTCCTGCCCCAAGTACAAGTTCATCTCCTGCCCCACCTGCAAGCGGGAGACCGTGCTCTTCACTGACTACGGGCTGGCGGCGCTGGCTGTGAACACCAGTATCCTGAACAGACTGCCGGCCGAGGCTCTGAGCGCCAACCCCGTGCAGTGGAGCAGCGACACCGAGCGCAGCTGCTACCAGACCTTCCGCCAGTACTGCGGGGCCGCCTGCACCTGCCACATCCGCAACCCCCTGTCCTCCTGCACCATCATGTGAGCCTCGGCACGGCGGGACACGGCGGGACACGGCGGGACACGGCGGGACACGGCGGGACACGGCGGGACACGGCGGGACACGGCGGGCGGGACCGCGTCCCCCGGGCCCAGGGAATGCTCCCGTACTCACCGCGCCCCAGGATGGGACTGCTGTCCTCGCCAGCGCtgccgggggcagcgggggtgcCGGGACCTGGCAGCAGCCCCCTGCTCACCGGCCGTGCCCGGGGAGAGCGGCGCTGGCGCGGGGAGCGCGGCTGTCAGAGCGCCCGGGGTGCGCGGCTCCCCGTGCTCCCCGTGCTCCTTCCCCgtgctccttccctcctctgGGGCGGCTCACCGTGCTCCTTCCCCgtgctccttccctcctctgACCCCGGCTCTCCCCGGAGCGGACGCTGGGTCCCAGTGACACCTCCCCACCGCCCCAcggccggcagcagcagcacaaggagccCTGGAGATGCACGGTGCCACACTGGGCCaccctcccagcacaggaagcGAGGACAGgtccccagctgccccctcCACCCCCTTTCTGTAAGTTATTTGCCAAAGCTTTCATCTCAGTGGCCACGCCGCCGTGTGCCCGAGCCTCAGTAGCCACAGCCAGCCGCCCCGCCGGCCCCTCGGACGCCAGCAGACGCGCGGCCCATGTCCTCCGCAGGCCCTTGAGGAAAGCTCCACTTTGTCCTCGTTTTGGAGGATTCTTGTTTTTCCCCATCCATTCCCAGCCGCCCCACCCCAGGCCACTTCGTGTTCACAAAGGCATTGAGCTGTGCCCGTTCCCTGCCCCTCCGCCCGGGACCCACACCGGTGCCCCATGGGATGGCTCAGGAGGCTGGCACGGGGTCCAGTACCCCAAACTGCTGAATTCAGCAGGGGGATCTGACTGGGCAGGGGGACCGAGGTCTGGCTCCTGCCCACAGTCccttccccagagcagcaccTCTGCTCTGACCCCCGTGCAGAAGGGCTGCAGCCCCCTGTGCACAGTCTTGCTTCCTCCAGAGCACCTGGAGGGGTAAGTTTGCtgccaaaaaaagcaaaaaaacctaaaacaaaaaaaaaacaaaataaagaaaaagccatAATTTTGGGTGCTCCCATGGGGCTGAGCACCACAACCCAGCATGGCCATGGCACCAGGGGACACGCTGCCCAGTCCCAGGGCGCTGGGGCTGGGTGAGCCTGAGGGGTCCCAGAGCCCTGCATCCTGgaggaaacagcagctcctggcactggCCAAGGCCAGCAGCCGTGCAGGGAGAGGGGCCAGTCCATGGCCAGCCCGTCCCGAGGGAGCGGGCAGTGCCGCTGGCGCAGCCCCAGGACCGTTCTCCCCCCGCTGGAGAACGGCGCCGGTACCGTCTCTGTGTTGCTCTGCCAATGCCTCCCGCTGCTGGTTGTGACCATGATCATGTTTTATACCCGGCCTTGTTCTGACCCCCATCAGTCTCCCCAATAAAGATTATATTGGAACGAAGAGTGAGTCTGGGGGCGTCACTCTGGCCAGGAGTGGGGTGACACGTCGGGATGTGCCTggtcctgctccagctgggggACAGCACCCAGGttacagctctgccctgggctgccacctcctcctccagcctggcttccagctctgctggagttgtgtcccctccctgcccagcccctgcacgTGGCTGGGCACCCTGGGGGACCCTGCCCAGCTCGGGGTCCCcagccaccccaaaccctcaaacacccacaggatgtcccctctgtccccaggtgatGTGGGGCATGGGGAGAGGATGTGCCTGTTGGAgggagccaggcagggacaCGGGCAGTGCTGGGGTCCCCTCGCCCTGCTCTGGAGAGGCAGCTGCACCCCTGGGCCCCtctgtgccccatccccacTGCGTGCAgctggcagcaccagcacaTGGCACCCACTGCCTGCCCCGAAGGACCCCGGGGTCCCTGGGAtgggagctccagctgggagcGCCGGGAATCTGCAGCAGAAGCAGTTGGGATGATGATCAGGGATGACagtgcagctccccagggcgAGCTGTGCACGCTGACTGATAGggcacaggctgctgtgggcacgagcagtgccagcccccgaatttcccttctccaggagcaggaagTGTTTctgccctctgctctgggccaaGGTGGAGcttccaaagcagcagcacatccaggagGGTGCAAGACTGGCTGCAGACCCCTTTTCCTTGTGTGCTGGTTCCCATCCCAGGAATGGGAATGCCTGGAAACAGaaccccctcccagtccatgGGTGCTGAATTTCAGCACCAATAACGCAGCTGGTGCCACCCCTGTCCCTGAGGACGCTGCATCCatgtcctgtgtccctgtgctcacCAGCACCCCACCCTGCACCCACACTCCAGCATTCTTTGTGCAGCCTTGGCACAGAGTGGAGCTCTCCTGGTGGCTGAAGCAGCCCCACACTGAGCCAAATGATGCAGCTGCTtgggggagctgggacagccccaCATCCATCTCCATCCCCCCAAAGGCTCCTGCCAAGTCCAGGATAAGGAACTCAAATACCCCAAAAGCTCATACTAAATCCAGGCTGAGCATCTCTGTCCCCAAAGACACCGAAGCTGTGGCCAGCCAGAGCAGAGGTGGCAGAAATTTTGCCCTCAGTAGGAATTTACCCTTTTTATTACATAAGGACAATGGGTACAACGTGTTCTCCCCTACCCTTGTGGCACCTCTTGGGCACAGAGTAAATTTAAAACTGCTAATTTGATTTTGAGTTGCAATTAAGGAAGAAATGGGGCCTTTCAGGAGCAAGTGCTGGGCTAGAGCCCATTTCTCCTGCCCTATTAACCTCGAATAAGCACTTGCTGGAAGAGGGGCCAGGTTTGCTGAAGAGGACGGGGACATGGGGTGGTGCCAGCCCTTGTGTCACAAATGCAGGTGAATTAAAAGTCTTTCACATCCCCTGAATGCTCCCATGGCCATTCTGAGCTTTGTGCCTCCACACTAAGTTTTTTTAAGATCTCCGAGTCCTAGGAGCTGCTTGGCCAGGACattgctgcaggagcagctttggCCACATGAGAGCAGAGATGCTCCCAGATGTTCCCAGGTGAGCTGGTTGTAAAATCTCCTCATGGTTGTAAAATCTCCTCATGGTTGTAAAATGTCCTCgcaggctgggatggagctctgctctcccagtgGGCAGTTTGGCTGGCCACAGGAGAGGGGATGTGGGGAGTTAAATCCCTCCTGGGATTGACTCTTTTCCCAAATGTCCTCATTTTAGCTGGGAAGAGCCAGGATTGGGTTGTTTTGGGCTCAGCCTTTGGCACGGGTTCAAGGCATGGTTCATTCTCCCCAGAGTTAGGGAGCACTGGGACAACACTCCCAGgctcagggtgggattgttggggtgtctgtgcacaggcaggagctggactggatgatcctgatGGGCTCTTTCCAACCCAGTGCACTCTGTGCTTCGGTGactcctgcagcccagccccagcacccccctcctgccccaggggGTGCAGAGCAGGACCAGCTCCCCATGGATGTGAACAGAGGGAGGATCCGGGCTcggagccaggctgtgcccctccttggggacacccaggacatcctggggacaccctggggacacccagcctCGGCCCGGGGCTCTCACAGCCCCCGAGAGCCGCCCAGCAGAGGGGAAGCTGATGTGGAGCAGGGATGTGAAGCTCCCACATGGTGACAGGGTCCCCCG
This genomic window from Poecile atricapillus isolate bPoeAtr1 chromosome 20, bPoeAtr1.hap1, whole genome shotgun sequence contains:
- the RNF208 gene encoding RING finger protein 208: MQASLGDPRAVDSNVKTILMSCLKGQQVIIKMEAMKIIHPEKFSELQASQPRYAPAPRREPPLVAKRAWPSESEIIVNQACGDIPALDATPGPLPLPRTPPLPRRERGYQGQRKGSSEVCYHRQPPSDEVIVNQYVLHPSTPCEPLECPTCGHMYNFTNKRPRILSCLHSVCEECLQILYESCPKYKFISCPTCKRETVLFTDYGLAALAVNTSILNRLPAEALSANPVQWSSDTERSCYQTFRQYCGAACTCHIRNPLSSCTIM